The following proteins are co-located in the Roseovarius arcticus genome:
- a CDS encoding SDR family NAD(P)-dependent oxidoreductase, which produces MTQDGKIAIVTGGLSGMGRAIARRLTQDGVSVVIGARRANDEAYVRDILDTHGIDAQAAALDVRSSDSVNGFVAKVAEQYGKVDILVNAAGVYEESPVIDHPDKIWDDQIDTNLSGTFRMIRAVMPHMKAARWGRIVNIASVAAHNGMANNAAYCASKAGLLGLGRCVSLEGAAHGVTCASISPTWVETEMLKQFIDADIAATGKSLEEVRADYAASNPQHQLVQPEEIAELAAFLVSDAARAITMEDFQINAGSLW; this is translated from the coding sequence ATGACACAAGATGGCAAAATCGCGATCGTAACCGGTGGCCTTTCGGGCATGGGGCGCGCGATCGCACGCAGGCTGACCCAAGACGGCGTGAGTGTCGTGATCGGCGCGCGGCGTGCCAACGATGAGGCATATGTGCGCGATATTCTGGATACCCACGGGATTGACGCGCAAGCCGCGGCATTGGATGTGCGGAGCAGTGACAGCGTGAATGGCTTTGTGGCAAAAGTCGCCGAGCAGTATGGCAAGGTCGATATTTTGGTCAATGCTGCGGGCGTTTATGAGGAGTCGCCGGTGATAGATCATCCAGACAAAATCTGGGATGACCAAATCGACACCAATCTCAGCGGAACCTTTCGCATGATCCGCGCCGTTATGCCCCACATGAAAGCGGCGCGTTGGGGCCGGATCGTGAATATCGCATCAGTGGCGGCACATAATGGGATGGCGAACAACGCAGCGTACTGTGCGTCAAAGGCCGGGCTTCTTGGGCTGGGGCGTTGCGTCAGCCTTGAGGGCGCGGCGCATGGCGTCACCTGCGCCTCTATCAGCCCGACTTGGGTCGAGACCGAGATGCTGAAGCAGTTTATTGATGCCGACATCGCAGCCACCGGCAAATCCCTGGAAGAGGTGCGCGCAGACTATGCAGCGTCAAACCCACAGCACCAACTAGTCCAGCCCGAAGAGATCGCCGAGCTGGCCGCGTTTCTGGTGAGTGATGCCGCCCGCGCCATCACGATGGAGGACTTTCAGATCAATGCAGGCTCGCTCTGGTAG
- a CDS encoding c-type cytochrome, with amino-acid sequence MFMRNLTLICAIGALASPALAQDAARTAAALPETLEETGERAPATVPQSSSETVGDIVPADNAYGVGQPATEEEIAAIDIDVMPDGRGLPEGSGTYAEGEELYETICAACHGSDMMGISDLGAPQLIGGRGTLATDKPVKTVESYWPYASTFFDYTHRAMPMTAPGSLTTDEVYAISAYVLGKAGITGTEPDTMLDAASMAEVEMPNADGFVADPRPDVAE; translated from the coding sequence ATGTTCATGCGTAACCTGACACTCATCTGCGCTATCGGCGCTCTGGCGAGCCCGGCATTGGCGCAGGATGCTGCCCGCACCGCCGCCGCGCTGCCAGAAACGCTGGAGGAGACGGGCGAGCGTGCGCCCGCAACCGTGCCACAATCCAGCAGCGAAACCGTGGGCGATATTGTGCCCGCCGACAACGCCTACGGCGTCGGACAGCCCGCCACCGAGGAAGAGATCGCAGCAATCGACATCGACGTGATGCCGGATGGCCGCGGATTGCCCGAAGGAAGTGGCACCTACGCCGAGGGGGAGGAGCTCTACGAGACGATCTGCGCCGCGTGCCACGGATCGGACATGATGGGGATATCGGACTTGGGCGCACCGCAGCTAATCGGCGGTCGCGGCACGCTCGCCACCGACAAGCCCGTCAAGACGGTCGAGAGCTACTGGCCATATGCCAGCACCTTCTTTGACTACACCCACCGCGCGATGCCTATGACGGCACCCGGCTCGCTGACCACTGATGAGGTCTATGCGATCAGCGCATATGTGCTGGGGAAGGCTGGCATTACCGGCACCGAGCCGGATACGATGCTTGATGCCGCGTCTATGGCTGAGGTCGAGATGCCCAACGCGGACGGCTTTGTGGCGGACCCCCGTCCCGACGTGGCCGAGTAG
- the soxC gene encoding sulfite dehydrogenase has product MSDSERFPASIYGPAERRMAESMVDIENRMLDAVEDEQCDCKDGMFNGVTRRGLLMGGVALGGSALAGSRAMADAPPGAIEYDVQPDSTKEQGRLILDDGGYGSRSQFENEVRWRYPTASLDSSWSMTPLASGQGMMTPSGLHFERHHGGIPAIDPATHELILHGMVDQPMRFTMDDLKRLPAVSKIHFIECSGNGLTEWAKPTLKTVQGTHGLTSTSEWTGVRLSTLLEMAGVQDSAAWILAEGADAAVMTRSVPLDKAMDDAIVAYAQNGEALRPEQGYPLRLLLPGYEGNTHIKWLRRLDVSDKPFMTREETSKYTDLMPDGTARQFTLEMEAKSVITFPSGAMKLPRAGFYEVTGIAWSGRGKIAKVEVSADGGATWQEAALDGPVLDKCHTRFRLPWTWTGEEAVLQSRAVDETGYIQPTLEQLVEVRGLKSVYHLNAIQSWHIAPDGEVTNVHA; this is encoded by the coding sequence ATGTCTGATTCCGAACGATTCCCCGCATCTATCTATGGCCCCGCTGAACGGCGCATGGCCGAAAGCATGGTCGATATTGAAAACCGGATGCTGGATGCTGTGGAAGATGAACAATGCGACTGTAAGGATGGCATGTTCAACGGCGTCACACGGCGCGGCCTATTGATGGGCGGTGTTGCCTTGGGTGGTAGCGCGCTTGCTGGCAGCCGCGCGATGGCCGATGCGCCACCGGGTGCGATTGAGTATGATGTTCAGCCCGACTCAACCAAGGAGCAGGGCCGCTTGATACTCGACGATGGCGGCTATGGCTCTCGTTCGCAATTCGAGAACGAGGTGCGCTGGCGCTATCCAACTGCCAGCCTCGATTCCAGTTGGTCGATGACGCCGCTCGCCTCGGGGCAGGGGATGATGACGCCCTCAGGCCTGCACTTTGAGAGGCACCATGGCGGCATCCCGGCGATTGACCCCGCGACGCATGAATTGATCCTGCATGGCATGGTTGACCAGCCTATGCGCTTCACCATGGACGACCTGAAACGATTGCCTGCGGTTAGCAAAATCCACTTTATCGAGTGCTCTGGCAACGGCCTGACGGAATGGGCCAAGCCAACGCTCAAGACTGTGCAGGGCACGCATGGCCTGACCTCGACGTCAGAATGGACCGGTGTGCGCCTGTCGACCCTGCTGGAAATGGCGGGGGTGCAGGACAGCGCCGCTTGGATCCTTGCCGAAGGGGCGGATGCGGCGGTGATGACCCGCTCGGTTCCATTGGACAAGGCGATGGACGACGCAATTGTGGCCTATGCCCAGAACGGCGAGGCGCTGCGCCCCGAGCAGGGCTATCCCTTGCGCCTGCTGTTGCCCGGTTATGAGGGGAACACTCACATTAAGTGGCTTCGCCGCCTTGATGTCAGTGATAAGCCGTTTATGACGCGGGAGGAGACGTCGAAATATACCGATCTCATGCCGGACGGTACGGCGCGGCAATTCACGCTGGAGATGGAGGCAAAATCGGTAATCACCTTCCCCTCGGGCGCAATGAAACTGCCGCGCGCTGGCTTTTACGAGGTGACCGGCATCGCATGGTCAGGGCGTGGAAAGATCGCGAAAGTCGAGGTGTCCGCCGACGGCGGCGCAACATGGCAAGAGGCCGCGCTGGACGGGCCGGTTCTGGACAAGTGCCACACACGCTTTCGCCTGCCATGGACCTGGACCGGCGAGGAGGCTGTGCTGCAAAGCCGCGCGGTGGACGAGACCGGATACATCCAGCCGACGCTGGAGCAACTGGTGGAGGTGCGCGGGCTAAAGTCGGTCTACCATCTGAATGCAATCCAAAGCTGGCACATCGCGCCGGACGGGGAGGTGACCAATGTTCATGCGTAA
- a CDS encoding efflux RND transporter permease subunit: MTPIWDAAVALLLRPWACAAILAAVMIASVAPIQNLRFDSDMNRVFMSDSALSKAQRAFEAQTGTTISDVAILVESDSLLGQSGLTAARNAALDLEFVPGVAAVSSPFALRFPPNHPDYPDAPVIPADLDGVDIAARMAAFDELGSGLGTLLTQRSLLIIAAVDTSQRPLAQTLPDILQMGAALDAQGLHTVLTGEEVINIVIAEALADDLLRLNLIGAALTVLAALVLIRDVRLTIIAVVPGILGAVATLGLAAWLGYPVTVLNNVIPVLMLVLGVANGLHLTVHLAGADGDLRSRIASTLRTVGPASVLTAATTALAFGAIMTAPNAPLIEFAILGALGVTATLVILLLGFAVLAHALAPPHRAIGIRWGRIAAAAGGAALRAPRAVVAVGIAALILAAGGFATTKAWFPLYENLPAGSDLSAANDRIAADFGGVFQAWVEMPDGTDWAALSSAVRAVQTASDNAQVLSEVAIASWLGAPDAAPTRDRLAQLPASITQRLRDPGTGTLRFAVAMPEPMRSAGALAAFDRTEQAALDAGAARVIGLPAIMRHESVTLIRQLSLGLLLAAALGAGLVAAVFRSLRLFPTVLVVNLLPVLCVGASLHVLAQGHLTPPAVLALTIAFGVAVDDTVHYLSRFRHARAAGHARDAAARAALNSAGGVMVLTTLLLTAGLAVTAFSIFLPVQLFGIMLILSLGIALLADLVLLPAMLCLGVPRDES; this comes from the coding sequence GTGACGCCGATTTGGGACGCAGCGGTGGCGCTGCTGCTCCGGCCATGGGCCTGCGCCGCGATCTTGGCGGCCGTCATGATCGCCTCTGTTGCACCGATACAGAATTTGCGGTTCGACAGCGACATGAACCGGGTGTTTATGTCCGACAGCGCGCTGAGCAAGGCACAGCGCGCATTTGAGGCGCAAACCGGCACGACAATTAGTGATGTCGCTATCCTTGTCGAGTCAGATAGCCTGCTGGGGCAATCTGGCCTCACAGCGGCGCGCAATGCAGCGCTGGATCTGGAATTTGTGCCCGGCGTTGCCGCAGTATCGTCGCCCTTCGCGCTGAGGTTTCCGCCAAATCACCCCGATTATCCCGACGCTCCCGTCATTCCCGCTGATCTGGATGGCGTCGATATTGCGGCGCGAATGGCCGCGTTTGATGAACTCGGCAGTGGTTTGGGGACGCTACTGACGCAGCGCTCGCTGCTGATCATCGCCGCTGTTGATACTAGTCAGCGCCCGCTAGCCCAGACGCTGCCGGATATTTTGCAAATGGGGGCGGCGCTGGACGCCCAAGGTCTGCACACGGTCCTCACCGGCGAGGAAGTGATCAACATCGTCATCGCAGAGGCGCTGGCCGACGATCTGCTGCGGCTGAACCTTATCGGTGCGGCGCTGACCGTGCTCGCCGCGCTCGTGCTGATCCGTGATGTCCGGCTAACGATCATCGCGGTGGTGCCGGGCATACTGGGCGCAGTGGCGACACTGGGGCTGGCCGCGTGGCTGGGCTATCCGGTCACGGTGCTGAACAATGTGATCCCGGTGCTGATGCTGGTGCTGGGCGTGGCGAACGGGCTGCATCTAACCGTGCATCTGGCCGGGGCGGATGGTGATTTGCGCAGCCGTATCGCATCTACGCTGCGCACCGTCGGCCCTGCCAGCGTGCTGACTGCGGCAACCACCGCGCTGGCATTTGGCGCGATCATGACAGCGCCCAACGCGCCATTGATCGAGTTTGCCATTCTGGGCGCACTGGGCGTCACCGCGACGCTTGTGATCCTGTTGCTGGGCTTTGCTGTGCTGGCACATGCGCTGGCCCCGCCGCACCGCGCGATTGGCATCCGCTGGGGCCGGATCGCTGCCGCTGCCGGGGGCGCGGCATTGCGCGCGCCGCGCGCCGTTGTGGCGGTAGGGATTGCCGCGCTGATCCTCGCTGCTGGCGGCTTTGCCACGACGAAAGCGTGGTTTCCTCTATATGAAAACCTGCCTGCGGGCAGTGATCTGAGCGCGGCCAATGACCGTATTGCCGCAGATTTCGGCGGTGTGTTCCAGGCGTGGGTTGAAATGCCGGACGGCACGGATTGGGCCGCGCTCAGCAGCGCTGTTCGCGCGGTCCAGACGGCGTCCGACAATGCCCAAGTGCTGTCAGAGGTCGCCATTGCCAGTTGGTTGGGCGCACCTGACGCCGCGCCGACGCGCGATAGGTTGGCACAGCTACCCGCGTCCATCACTCAGCGCCTGCGCGATCCCGGCACTGGCACGCTCCGCTTTGCCGTCGCCATGCCCGAGCCGATGCGCAGCGCGGGCGCACTTGCTGCGTTCGACCGAACAGAGCAGGCAGCCTTGGATGCCGGCGCCGCGCGGGTCATCGGGCTGCCTGCGATAATGCGGCACGAATCCGTAACGCTTATCCGCCAGTTGTCACTTGGGCTGTTGCTGGCCGCCGCACTGGGCGCGGGCCTGGTTGCAGCCGTGTTTCGGTCGTTACGATTGTTTCCAACGGTTTTAGTGGTCAACCTTCTCCCGGTGCTGTGCGTTGGCGCGTCATTGCATGTGCTGGCGCAAGGACATCTGACCCCGCCCGCAGTTCTGGCGCTGACAATCGCATTCGGCGTCGCGGTCGATGACACCGTTCACTATCTCAGCCGTTTTCGTCACGCGCGTGCAGCTGGCCATGCGCGCGATGCGGCGGCCCGCGCGGCGCTCAATTCTGCGGGCGGGGTGATGGTGCTGACCACGCTTCTTTTGACGGCTGGACTGGCGGTGACGGCGTTCAGCATCTTCTTGCCCGTGCAACTGTTCGGGATCATGCTGATCCTCAGCCTCGGGATCGCGCTACTGGCTGATCTCGTTCTACTACCTGCCATGCTTTGCCTCGGAGTGCCGCGTGATGAATCCTAG
- a CDS encoding isoprenylcysteine carboxyl methyltransferase family protein, with protein sequence MMTGAALFLAFLVVQRLSELVIARRNTARLMAGGAREIAPGHYPVIVAMHTGWILSLVFFGYDQPVHLFWLALFVLLQGLRIWILATLGGRWTTRIIITDTPLVVGGPYRWLRHPNYVLVVAEIAIAPLVLGLWWVALIFSVLNAAVLAIRIRAEERALRPAGAGARR encoded by the coding sequence ATGATGACGGGGGCGGCGCTCTTCCTTGCGTTTCTGGTCGTGCAGCGCCTGTCCGAGTTGGTCATCGCACGGCGCAACACCGCGCGCCTGATGGCGGGCGGCGCACGCGAAATTGCGCCGGGGCATTATCCGGTGATCGTCGCCATGCACACGGGCTGGATCCTGAGCCTCGTCTTTTTTGGCTATGACCAGCCGGTGCATCTGTTCTGGCTGGCGCTGTTCGTCCTGCTTCAGGGGCTGCGCATCTGGATACTGGCGACGCTGGGCGGGCGCTGGACGACGCGCATTATAATCACCGACACGCCTCTTGTGGTGGGCGGGCCGTATCGCTGGCTGCGCCATCCTAACTATGTGCTGGTCGTGGCCGAGATCGCCATTGCACCGCTCGTTCTGGGCCTTTGGTGGGTCGCGCTGATATTTAGCGTGCTAAACGCTGCCGTCCTTGCCATCCGCATCCGCGCTGAGGAGCGCGCCCTTCGACCTGCTGGTGCGGGCGCCCGCAGGTGA
- a CDS encoding type III polyketide synthase: MSVYLHAISTALPPYILSQDAVQAKAHELLGPKYPQFQRLLTTFASAGIDQRHSVVPIEWFEGDHGWRSRNDAYLAGATALFIDAAGKALAQAAWNADEVDCIVTVSSTGIATPTLEALAMKDMGFRSDARRVPVFGLGCAGGVSGLSLAQALSAARPEDKVLLVVVETCTLWFRADRLQKADIIATVLFGDGAAAACLSGVAPEGRQITLAGGTQITWPDTLDIMGWDVDDVGLGVVFDRSIPAFILDNMADAIDGALARSGLTREDIARFVCHPGGAKVVLAIEEAMELEGGTLDAEREVLRAAGNMSAPTVLFVMERVLRSGASGQMMATALGPGFSAAFLPFHVAAAA; encoded by the coding sequence GTGTCCGTGTACCTTCACGCGATTTCGACAGCCCTTCCGCCATACATTCTGAGCCAAGATGCGGTTCAGGCCAAAGCTCACGAGCTTCTCGGGCCGAAGTATCCGCAGTTCCAGCGTTTGCTGACGACGTTCGCAAGCGCAGGCATTGACCAGCGCCATTCGGTCGTGCCGATTGAATGGTTCGAAGGTGATCACGGCTGGCGCTCGCGCAATGATGCGTATCTGGCAGGCGCGACTGCACTGTTCATTGATGCGGCCGGTAAGGCGCTGGCGCAGGCGGCATGGAATGCGGACGAGGTGGATTGCATCGTTACGGTATCGTCCACGGGCATCGCCACACCGACGCTAGAGGCGCTCGCGATGAAGGATATGGGATTTCGCAGCGATGCGCGCCGCGTGCCGGTCTTTGGCCTTGGCTGCGCGGGGGGCGTGTCGGGCCTGTCATTGGCGCAGGCGCTGTCGGCGGCGCGCCCCGAAGATAAAGTGCTGCTGGTCGTGGTTGAGACCTGCACTCTGTGGTTTCGCGCCGATCGCCTGCAAAAGGCTGATATTATCGCCACCGTCCTTTTTGGCGATGGTGCGGCGGCGGCCTGCCTCAGCGGCGTCGCGCCGGAGGGCCGCCAGATCACGCTGGCGGGCGGCACGCAGATAACTTGGCCGGACACGCTGGATATCATGGGATGGGATGTCGACGATGTCGGCCTTGGCGTGGTCTTCGACCGGTCGATCCCTGCCTTCATACTCGATAACATGGCGGACGCGATTGATGGTGCGCTCGCGCGGTCGGGTCTGACACGCGAGGATATCGCGCGTTTCGTTTGCCACCCCGGCGGTGCCAAGGTCGTCTTGGCCATTGAGGAGGCGATGGAACTGGAAGGCGGCACATTGGACGCTGAACGCGAGGTGTTGCGCGCGGCCGGCAACATGTCGGCGCCCACCGTCCTTTTCGTGATGGAGCGGGTGTTGCGGTCAGGCGCCAGCGGCCAGATGATGGCGACGGCGCTTGGCCCCGGATTTTCGGCGGCGTTCCTGCCGTTTCATGTGGCGGCGGCGGCATGA
- a CDS encoding PRC-barrel domain-containing protein codes for MKRLLSTTALVIAMTGGVHAQSAETGFAQVEMQQGDFYASNLIGMRIYNAENRMEADATIADGGEAEWDDIGEINDIIVTADGNVSAVILGVGGFLGLGERDVAVAMSDIQIVREEGDSNDRFLVVSTSKEALEQLPAFERNDDMVADGDMKTDADIAADGDMKVEKTEAEMAANDGVQREMLPRPTVEREGYAEADMAAVRQMTSEDLEGAVVYGANDENVGEIDSLIIGDDGTINEVVINVGGFLGLGEKPVAVTFDELQILQETDGDDLRIYIDSTEERLEAQPEFEG; via the coding sequence ATGAAACGTCTTTTGAGCACAACCGCACTTGTCATCGCAATGACCGGCGGCGTCCACGCACAGAGCGCTGAGACAGGCTTTGCCCAAGTCGAAATGCAGCAGGGTGATTTCTATGCGTCCAATTTGATTGGCATGCGCATCTATAATGCCGAAAACCGCATGGAAGCAGACGCGACAATCGCCGATGGCGGCGAAGCTGAGTGGGACGACATTGGCGAGATCAATGACATCATCGTGACCGCAGACGGCAATGTAAGCGCTGTTATCTTGGGCGTTGGTGGCTTCCTCGGACTGGGCGAGCGTGACGTTGCTGTTGCGATGAGCGACATCCAAATCGTTCGCGAAGAGGGCGACAGCAATGATCGCTTCCTCGTCGTCTCAACCTCCAAAGAGGCGCTGGAGCAATTGCCTGCATTTGAGCGTAACGATGACATGGTCGCCGATGGCGATATGAAGACAGACGCCGACATTGCCGCCGACGGCGACATGAAAGTCGAAAAGACCGAAGCAGAAATGGCTGCCAATGATGGCGTCCAGCGCGAAATGCTGCCGCGTCCAACCGTCGAGCGTGAAGGTTATGCCGAAGCTGATATGGCGGCCGTACGCCAGATGACGTCCGAAGATCTGGAAGGTGCCGTAGTCTATGGCGCGAATGACGAAAACGTCGGCGAAATCGACTCGCTGATCATTGGCGACGATGGCACAATCAATGAAGTTGTCATCAACGTCGGTGGCTTCTTGGGTCTGGGCGAAAAGCCTGTCGCCGTCACATTTGACGAACTGCAGATCCTGCAGGAAACAGACGGCGACGACCTGCGCATCTACATCGACAGCACAGAAGAGCGCCTGGAGGCACAGCCTGAATTCGAAGGTTGA
- a CDS encoding mechanosensitive ion channel family protein produces the protein MPRLNPGLILQTLLLILATGTALPAQEENQSWYEAEVSILRPDESGTAVQRRTPREAVRNFVQLAEAGEFADAALYLNLADLPEADRAVDGKRLARQLALVIERQLWIDWAGLSARPDAMIETGTSQNALAGRARRDIGLKLIEVDGQAYEIRLARYKADGIAPVWMFTPQTVQNIPLLYEAFGPRRFESYIPNSLKQPIGGLRMWEWVMLPVMLIALLGLGWAVYSGTRWASGKLRQTLMRQALERSRIPLSMVAVAIAAQFMLSLGISFSGPATTILRPFLLVVMVAGLGLTALKIVDAVLDRITVSVIGEIDDTRSLDERELYTSIYAVRRIIVLLMVGVAIMVVLLRLNLFGSLGMSLLASAGVLTVLLGIAGQAVLGNIMSSLQIALAKPIRIGDSILFEGDWAYVESIFYTFLRLRTWDERRIIVPVKYFVSQPFENWSVTDARILKTITVFLDHAADMDKLRDVFFDLAKKDKGVIQHEHLFAAVTAHDENGQELSFYAMSPDPSTAWETSMRLREAMLAHIRDAHPDWWPKERLKLTRTARETA, from the coding sequence ATGCCCCGCCTAAACCCCGGCCTAATCTTGCAAACGCTCCTTTTAATCTTGGCCACCGGAACGGCCCTGCCCGCGCAAGAGGAAAACCAGAGTTGGTATGAGGCGGAGGTGTCAATTCTGCGGCCCGACGAGTCCGGCACCGCCGTGCAGCGCCGCACCCCGCGCGAAGCGGTCCGCAACTTTGTCCAACTGGCCGAAGCGGGTGAATTCGCGGATGCCGCGTTATACCTGAACCTCGCCGATCTGCCTGAGGCAGACCGCGCTGTGGACGGCAAGAGACTGGCGCGGCAGTTGGCATTGGTTATCGAGCGGCAGCTCTGGATTGACTGGGCGGGTCTGTCGGCGCGCCCCGATGCGATGATTGAAACCGGCACATCGCAGAACGCGCTAGCCGGCCGCGCGCGCCGGGATATCGGCCTGAAACTGATCGAGGTGGACGGGCAGGCCTACGAAATCCGGCTGGCGCGTTACAAGGCGGATGGCATCGCTCCAGTCTGGATGTTTACGCCCCAGACGGTGCAGAATATCCCCCTTCTCTATGAGGCGTTCGGTCCGCGCCGGTTTGAATCCTACATTCCGAACAGCTTAAAACAGCCCATAGGCGGCCTGCGTATGTGGGAATGGGTAATGCTACCCGTCATGCTAATCGCTCTTCTGGGGCTTGGCTGGGCGGTCTATAGCGGCACCCGGTGGGCCAGTGGCAAGCTGCGACAGACGCTAATGCGCCAAGCACTTGAACGCTCGCGCATTCCCCTCAGCATGGTCGCCGTCGCGATCGCCGCGCAATTTATGCTGTCGCTGGGGATATCGTTTTCGGGACCCGCTACGACCATCCTGCGGCCATTCTTACTGGTCGTGATGGTCGCGGGGCTAGGCCTGACCGCGCTCAAGATCGTAGACGCCGTACTGGACCGCATCACCGTCAGCGTGATCGGCGAGATTGACGATACGCGCAGTCTGGACGAGCGCGAGTTATACACGTCGATCTATGCGGTCCGGCGGATCATCGTGCTGCTCATGGTGGGTGTCGCGATCATGGTAGTTCTCTTGCGGCTCAATCTTTTCGGCTCGCTGGGCATGTCGCTGCTGGCATCGGCGGGCGTGTTGACCGTGCTCCTCGGCATCGCGGGTCAGGCGGTTTTGGGCAACATCATGTCATCCCTTCAGATCGCGCTGGCCAAGCCTATCCGCATTGGTGACAGTATCCTCTTTGAGGGTGATTGGGCCTATGTAGAGAGCATATTTTATACCTTCCTGCGCCTGCGCACATGGGACGAGAGGCGCATCATCGTGCCGGTCAAGTACTTCGTATCTCAACCGTTTGAGAACTGGTCCGTGACAGACGCGCGCATTCTCAAGACGATCACCGTGTTTCTGGATCACGCCGCCGATATGGACAAGCTGCGGGACGTGTTCTTTGACCTGGCCAAGAAAGACAAAGGCGTGATCCAGCACGAACATCTCTTTGCCGCCGTCACCGCCCACGATGAGAACGGCCAAGAGCTGTCGTTCTATGCAATGAGCCCCGATCCCTCGACCGCGTGGGAAACTTCTATGCGCCTGCGCGAGGCGATGCTGGCCCATATCCGCGATGCACATCCCGACTGGTGGCCAAAGGAAAGGCTGAAACTGACCCGCACCGCGCGCGAAACCGCTTAA